The following proteins are encoded in a genomic region of Gouania willdenowi chromosome 6, fGouWil2.1, whole genome shotgun sequence:
- the ttll1 gene encoding polyglutamylase complex subunit TTLL1 — translation MAGKVKWVTDIEKSVLINNFEKREWIQVTENEDWNFYWMSIQTIRNVFSVDTGYRLSDEQMVNHFPNHYELTRKDLMIKNIKRYRKELEKENSPLAEKDENGKYVYLDFVPVTFMLPADYNLFVEEFRKNPSSTWIMKPCGKAQGKGIFLINKLSQIKKWSRDSRTSTFVAASSGKEAYVISLYIDNPLLIGGKKFDLRLYVLVTTYRPLKCYMYKLGFCRFCTVKYTPSTSELDNMFVHLTNVAIQKHGDDYNHVHGGKWTVSNLRLYLESTRGKDVTNRLFDQIHWIVVQSLKAVAPVMNNDKHCFECYGYDIIIDDKLKPWLIEVNASPSLTSSTANDRILKYNLINDTLNIVTPNGELPDCRWNRSPPRELLGNYQVLYDEEQALSESAERDLRSRAGQPLGSKSSKASAAPRPSAATWK, via the exons ATGGCTGGAAAGGTGAAGTGGGTGACGGACATCGAAAAGTCAGTGCTCATCAACAACTTTGAGAAAAGGGAGTGGATCCAAGTGACAGAAAACGAGGACTGGAATTTTTACTG GATGAGCATCCAAACGATCAGGAACGTGTTCAGCGTGGACACCGGCTACCGCCTGTCCGACGAGCAGATGGTCAATCACTTCCCCAACCACTACGAGCTGACCAGGAAGGATCTGATGATCAAGAACATCAAGCGCTACCGAAAggagctggagaaggagaaCAGTCCGCTGGCAGAGAAGGACGAGAACGGCAAATACGTCTACCTGG ATTTCGTCCCTGTCACGTTTATGCTCCCTGCCGACTACAACCTGTTTGTGGAGGAGTTTCGtaagaacccgtccagcacgtGGATCATGAAGCCATGCGGGAAGGCGCAGGGAAAAGGCATTTTCCTCATCAACAAGCTGTCGCAGATTAAAAAGTGGTCCAGGGACAGCCGCACCTCCAC CTTTGTTGCAGCGTCCAGCGGGAAAGAGGCGTACGTCATCTCACTCTACATCGACAACCCACTGCTGATTGGAGGGAAGAAGTTCGACCTGCGTCTCTACGTTCTGGTGACGACTTATCGGCCTCTAAAGTGCTACAT GTATAAACTAGGCTTCTGTCGGTTCTGCACAGTGAAGTACACGCCCAGTACCAGCGAGCTGGACAACATGTTTGTTCACCTCACCAACGTGGCCATCCAAAAGCACGGG GACGACTACAACCACGTCCACGGAGGGAAGTGGACCGTTAGTAACCTGCGTCTTTACTTGGAGAGCACCAGAGGGAAGGACGTGACCAACCGCCTGTTCGACCAGATTCACTGGATCGTGGTGCAGTCGCTGAAGGCTGTGGCG CCTGTGATGAACAACGACAAGCATTGTTTTGAGTGTTATGGCTATGACATCATAATCGATGACAAGCTGAAGCCATGGCTGATTGAG GTCAACGCCTCTCCCTCGCTGACGTCCAGCACCGCCAACGACCGCATCCTCAAGTACAACCTCATCAACGACACGCTCAACATCGTCACGCCCAACGGGGAGTTACCGGACTGCCGCTGGAACCGCAGTCCCCCACGGGAGTTGCTGGGCAACTACCAAGTCCT GTACGATGAGGAACAAGCTCTGAGCGAGAGCGCTGAGCGGGACCTTCGCAGCAGAGCCGGTCAGCCTCTGGGCTCAAAGAGCTCCAAAGCTAGCGCAGCTCCTCGTCCTTCTGCTGCCACGTGGAAATGA